One window of the Chryseobacterium camelliae genome contains the following:
- a CDS encoding DUF6804 family protein, translating into MKALLIFCATACFLAIYKLPIEYYTFLRTLVSIGALIIIYNGIIARQYYLSVIFTAVLMLFNPVFPVFLYRKSLWIPIDTITGILFFLIAFADKIKAVEKQEDITEEPAHPHYTLMTHAKDIIINPKKPKED; encoded by the coding sequence ATGAAAGCTCTGCTTATCTTTTGTGCCACAGCCTGCTTTCTTGCCATTTATAAACTTCCTATAGAATACTATACTTTCCTCAGGACTCTTGTTTCCATTGGTGCATTGATTATCATCTATAACGGCATTATTGCAAGACAGTATTACCTGAGCGTTATTTTTACGGCTGTGCTCATGCTGTTTAATCCTGTTTTTCCTGTGTTCCTGTACAGAAAAAGCTTATGGATTCCGATAGATACCATTACAGGCATACTCTTTTTCTTAATTGCTTTTGCCGACAAAATTAAAGCCGTTGAGAAACAGGAAGATATTACCGAAGAACCTGCACACCCACACTACACCCTTATGACACACGCCAAAGATATCATCATCAACCCTAAAAAACCCAAAGAAGACTGA
- a CDS encoding UDP-N-acetylmuramoyl-L-alanyl-D-glutamate--2,6-diaminopimelate ligase translates to MVITELLSRIPVLEIHGDENREISGLVFDSRKAAAGTLYVAVRGTVADGHAYIGSSVEKGAEAIVCEELPENLDEKVTYIKVKDSSKALGQLASNFYGNPSQKLKLIGVTGTNGKTSVSTLLFDVFSNLGYEAALLSTVEIRIGEKIIPATHTTPDIITINRILAEALEEGCEFAFMEVSSHGIAQNRIEGLHFTVAGFTNLTHDHLDYHKTFDEYLKTKKRFFDGLPDTAVAITNADDKNGSVMLQNTKAVKKTYAMKTMADYHGRLLEVDFNGMLLNFNGKEFWTTLTGKFNVYNLLLVFGIASELGFGQDEILQAISVLKRVSGRFETFKSDGGIFFVVDYAHTPDALENILDSINDIRTKNERLITVFGCGGDRDHSKRSEMGAIATRKSTLAIITSDNPRTEDPARIIKDIEAGVEPQNFSKYTSIPDRKEAIKMAIKFAEPKDIVLVAGKGHENYQEINGVKHHFDDKETINELWRLMSK, encoded by the coding sequence ATGGTAATAACAGAATTATTGAGCAGGATTCCGGTATTGGAAATTCACGGTGATGAAAACCGCGAGATCTCCGGATTGGTTTTCGACAGCAGAAAAGCTGCCGCAGGCACGCTCTATGTTGCCGTAAGAGGAACCGTGGCAGACGGCCACGCCTATATTGGCTCTTCTGTTGAAAAAGGTGCAGAAGCCATCGTATGTGAAGAGCTTCCTGAAAACCTTGATGAAAAAGTCACTTACATCAAGGTGAAAGATTCCTCAAAAGCATTGGGGCAGCTGGCATCCAACTTTTACGGAAACCCTTCACAAAAGCTGAAGCTCATCGGGGTTACCGGGACCAACGGAAAAACATCGGTTTCCACCCTGCTGTTTGACGTATTCAGCAACCTCGGTTATGAAGCCGCACTGCTGTCTACGGTGGAAATAAGGATCGGAGAAAAAATCATCCCGGCCACCCATACCACGCCGGATATCATTACCATCAACAGGATCCTGGCAGAAGCCCTGGAAGAAGGCTGTGAATTCGCATTCATGGAGGTCAGCTCCCATGGCATTGCCCAGAACAGGATTGAAGGGCTGCATTTTACCGTTGCAGGGTTTACCAATCTTACCCACGATCATTTAGACTATCATAAGACATTCGATGAATACCTGAAGACCAAAAAACGGTTTTTTGACGGATTGCCGGATACGGCCGTAGCCATCACCAACGCCGATGATAAAAACGGCAGCGTAATGCTCCAGAACACCAAAGCCGTAAAGAAGACCTATGCCATGAAAACCATGGCCGATTATCACGGTCGTCTTCTTGAAGTGGATTTCAACGGCATGCTGCTGAACTTCAACGGGAAAGAATTCTGGACTACCCTTACCGGAAAGTTCAACGTCTATAACCTCCTGCTTGTTTTCGGCATCGCTTCCGAGCTGGGCTTCGGACAGGATGAGATCCTCCAGGCCATCAGCGTCCTGAAAAGGGTCTCCGGAAGGTTTGAAACCTTTAAATCCGATGGCGGTATTTTCTTCGTGGTCGATTATGCCCACACCCCGGATGCCCTGGAAAATATCCTGGACAGCATCAATGACATCAGGACCAAAAATGAACGGCTGATTACTGTCTTCGGCTGCGGAGGCGACCGTGATCATTCCAAAAGGTCTGAAATGGGTGCTATTGCAACCCGGAAATCAACGCTGGCCATCATCACGTCCGATAATCCGAGGACTGAAGACCCGGCCCGGATCATAAAAGATATTGAAGCCGGCGTAGAGCCGCAGAACTTCAGCAAATACACTTCGATCCCGGACCGGAAAGAAGCGATTAAAATGGCGATCAAGTTCGCAGAACCTAAAGATATTGTCCTCGTTGCCGGCAAAGGTCACGAGAACTACCAGGAAATCAATGGCGTAAAACATCATTTCGATGACAAGGAAACCATTAATGAACTGTGGAGACTGATGAGTAAATAA
- the rsmH gene encoding 16S rRNA (cytosine(1402)-N(4))-methyltransferase RsmH: MYHNPVLLKQSVDDLVTNQDGIYIDCTFGGGGHSREILSRLSEKGRLFSFDQDLDALNNTLDDSRFTLINQNFRFLENSMLMYGISQVDGILADLGVSSHQFDEAERGFSTRSNAPLDMRMNVMQSLDARKVINQYEEEELADIFYYYGELREARKLAREIVHHRKIKAIETTEDLKKLFSYIPQHKVNKFYAQLFQAIRIEVNQELEVLKEMLVQAYKVLKPGGRLVVISYHSLEDRLVKRFLKNGMFEGEPERDIYGNYKKAFELLKSKAIVPDDQEIEENSRARSAKMRTGIKV, from the coding sequence ATGTATCATAATCCCGTTTTGTTAAAGCAGAGTGTTGATGATTTGGTGACGAATCAGGACGGAATATATATAGACTGTACCTTCGGTGGCGGAGGTCATTCACGCGAGATACTGAGCAGGCTTTCTGAAAAGGGCCGGCTGTTCAGCTTTGACCAGGACCTGGATGCCCTGAACAATACGTTAGACGATTCCAGGTTTACTTTAATCAATCAGAATTTCAGGTTTTTGGAGAACTCTATGCTGATGTACGGCATTTCCCAGGTAGACGGGATTCTGGCTGACCTCGGCGTATCCTCGCATCAGTTTGATGAGGCGGAAAGAGGGTTTTCCACCAGGAGCAATGCCCCGCTGGACATGAGGATGAACGTGATGCAGAGCCTGGATGCCAGAAAGGTGATCAACCAGTACGAAGAAGAAGAGCTGGCCGATATTTTCTACTACTACGGAGAACTGAGGGAAGCCCGCAAACTGGCCAGGGAAATCGTACACCACAGAAAGATTAAGGCTATAGAAACTACGGAAGACCTCAAAAAGCTTTTCAGCTACATTCCTCAGCATAAAGTCAATAAATTTTATGCACAGCTGTTCCAGGCCATCCGGATCGAGGTAAACCAGGAGCTGGAAGTCCTGAAAGAAATGCTGGTGCAGGCCTATAAAGTGTTAAAGCCTGGCGGCAGGCTGGTGGTGATTTCCTACCACTCCCTGGAAGACCGCCTCGTTAAAAGGTTCCTTAAAAACGGAATGTTTGAAGGAGAACCGGAAAGGGATATTTACGGAAACTATAAAAAAGCATTTGAACTGCTGAAAAGCAAAGCCATCGTTCCTGACGATCAGGAAATTGAAGAAAACTCAAGAGCAAGAAGTGCTAAGATGAGAACCGGGATCAAAGTGTAA
- a CDS encoding GNAT family N-acetyltransferase, with the protein MSNIIWKIKSFEELTVPELYAIIKARVDVFVVEQDCPYPDLDGYDQQALHLWAEQDGDVLAYCRIFSKGIKYDEASIGRVLTTAQARGKNLGKQLIDYAVQAVENRFHTPEIRISAQDYLLKFYSGFGFEDTGKKYLEDDIPHTEMIRK; encoded by the coding sequence ATGAGTAATATAATCTGGAAGATCAAAAGTTTTGAAGAGCTCACCGTCCCGGAACTGTATGCCATTATAAAAGCTAGGGTAGATGTATTTGTAGTAGAACAGGATTGCCCTTATCCTGACCTGGATGGCTATGACCAGCAGGCTCTTCATCTGTGGGCTGAGCAAGACGGTGATGTGCTGGCTTACTGCCGCATTTTCAGTAAAGGCATCAAATATGACGAAGCTTCCATCGGAAGGGTACTCACCACAGCGCAGGCAAGAGGAAAAAACCTTGGGAAACAGCTGATCGACTATGCCGTACAGGCTGTTGAAAACCGTTTCCACACTCCGGAAATCCGGATTTCAGCCCAGGACTACCTGCTGAAATTCTACAGCGGCTTCGGGTTTGAAGATACCGGGAAGAAATACCTTGAAGACGATATTCCGCATACAGAAATGATCCGGAAATAA
- the mraZ gene encoding division/cell wall cluster transcriptional repressor MraZ, whose translation MKNFIGTYECKIDDKGRLKLPSSLIKQMEDFDNKTFVIKRSVFQPCLEVYPMNVWEKLMGKINKLNRFIKKNADFIRMFTAGVKTVETDNAGRLQISKDLTNFAHLQKDIVITSAGELFEIWDKTAYEQVISTNEEDFASLAEDVMGSAFDEE comes from the coding sequence ATGAAGAATTTCATTGGAACATATGAGTGCAAGATCGATGACAAAGGTCGGTTAAAGCTTCCCTCTTCTTTAATAAAACAGATGGAAGACTTTGATAATAAGACATTTGTGATCAAACGCTCCGTGTTCCAGCCCTGCCTGGAAGTTTATCCTATGAATGTGTGGGAGAAACTGATGGGCAAGATTAATAAACTGAACCGATTCATTAAAAAGAATGCTGATTTCATCAGAATGTTTACGGCAGGCGTAAAAACAGTGGAAACGGACAATGCAGGAAGGCTGCAGATATCAAAAGACCTCACGAATTTCGCACATCTTCAGAAAGATATTGTGATCACCAGTGCAGGGGAATTGTTTGAGATCTGGGACAAAACGGCATATGAGCAGGTAATATCCACCAATGAAGAAGATTTTGCAAGTCTTGCCGAAGATGTAATGGGCAGTGCTTTTGATGAGGAATAA
- a CDS encoding coiled-coil domain-containing protein: MTTNIKNLFKLKSLPVIASEEPDVAEEKPAQDGESSEESRKRTYHEAGYRDSARTFGNHSTLSICLDAVYSKFQNEEKEMEEKQGKLKESYVNEQKNRETEIKALNVSQDTKEEQLRKKEEEIKDVQKTIETLNEEIIDLPRNPEKYNVKATRGASAKFWIGLILIIPITLYLFTFYISTSYSAFFRDFDPNTTIIQNVLDAKALSKAWNDGLLEGAFVILIPFVFLGLGFLIHMFGENKNRTNYIKLGLLFIVTFVFDVILAYEIESKLYDLNKTFQTPPFDLKIAFGKNQFWGIIFAGFIVYIIWGLVFDFVMKEHRERDKIRNEVEIRKKNIAFLTEKIGILRKELEEITTAISNVKELVIKTRGRVEELQNIIDGVIIPTKDYKLYASEYVQGWITYIGEKIAVSKTEKQSLIESCIETYNTNLDLVGANEKSQNSVYISAL; encoded by the coding sequence ATGACAACAAATATTAAAAACTTATTTAAGCTGAAATCGCTGCCCGTTATTGCTTCGGAAGAACCGGATGTAGCTGAGGAAAAACCGGCGCAGGATGGAGAATCTTCTGAAGAGAGCAGGAAAAGAACCTACCACGAAGCCGGCTACAGAGACAGTGCAAGAACCTTCGGAAACCACTCTACCCTTTCGATATGCCTGGATGCCGTCTATTCCAAATTTCAGAATGAAGAAAAAGAGATGGAGGAAAAGCAGGGCAAGCTGAAAGAATCTTATGTAAATGAACAGAAAAACCGGGAAACTGAAATCAAAGCCCTCAACGTTTCACAGGATACGAAAGAAGAACAGCTCAGGAAAAAAGAAGAGGAGATAAAAGACGTTCAGAAAACCATTGAAACCCTCAATGAAGAAATCATAGACCTCCCGCGAAATCCTGAGAAGTACAATGTGAAAGCTACCCGGGGAGCTTCGGCTAAATTCTGGATCGGCCTTATTCTTATCATCCCGATCACCCTGTATCTTTTCACATTTTATATTTCTACCTCCTATTCAGCATTTTTCAGGGATTTTGATCCCAATACCACCATTATCCAGAATGTACTCGATGCCAAAGCCCTGAGCAAAGCATGGAATGACGGACTCCTGGAAGGTGCCTTTGTTATACTTATTCCGTTTGTATTTTTAGGGTTGGGCTTTCTGATCCATATGTTCGGTGAAAATAAAAACAGGACCAATTACATCAAACTGGGACTGCTCTTCATTGTGACTTTCGTATTTGACGTGATCCTGGCCTATGAGATTGAATCCAAGCTGTACGACCTGAACAAGACCTTCCAGACTCCGCCTTTTGACCTCAAGATTGCTTTCGGTAAAAACCAGTTCTGGGGAATCATCTTTGCCGGTTTTATTGTCTATATCATCTGGGGTCTGGTCTTTGATTTTGTGATGAAGGAACACCGCGAACGGGATAAGATCAGGAATGAAGTGGAAATCCGGAAGAAAAATATTGCATTCCTGACTGAGAAAATCGGTATCCTAAGAAAAGAACTGGAAGAAATTACAACGGCCATCAGCAATGTTAAAGAGCTGGTGATTAAGACCAGGGGACGTGTTGAAGAGCTTCAGAATATCATTGATGGGGTCATCATTCCGACCAAGGATTATAAGCTGTATGCTTCAGAATATGTACAGGGCTGGATCACCTATATCGGTGAAAAGATTGCCGTTTCCAAAACTGAGAAACAGTCATTGATCGAAAGCTGCATTGAGACCTACAATACCAACCTTGACCTTGTGGGAGCCAATGAGAAAAGCCAGAACTCTGTGTATATTTCCGCTTTATAA
- a CDS encoding four helix bundle protein, which produces MTKNFEEFPVYIKALDLIERTYRFLGHSSFEKEFEFNNQIKRAAFSVSNNIAEGSEYNSNRQFIKYLKIAKGSCAEVRSMMIISRRLELGDKALAEQIITLSREISSNISNFIKYLKEHIDL; this is translated from the coding sequence ATGACAAAAAATTTCGAGGAATTTCCGGTTTATATCAAGGCTTTAGACCTGATTGAAAGGACTTACAGATTTCTTGGTCATTCATCTTTCGAAAAAGAATTTGAATTTAACAATCAGATTAAAAGAGCCGCTTTTTCAGTATCAAATAATATTGCAGAAGGCTCAGAATATAACAGTAACAGACAATTTATTAAATATTTAAAAATTGCTAAAGGCAGTTGCGCAGAAGTAAGAAGTATGATGATCATAAGTAGAAGACTGGAATTAGGAGACAAAGCATTGGCAGAACAAATAATCACCCTGTCAAGAGAAATCTCTTCCAACATCTCCAACTTCATCAAATATTTAAAAGAACACATTGATCTTTAA
- the mraY gene encoding phospho-N-acetylmuramoyl-pentapeptide-transferase, which produces MLYYLYEYLTNHGIHIPGLGMLKYISFRAGIAVLFSLTIALVYGKRIINFLRKKQMGELVRDLGLDGQKQKEGTPTMGGLIIILATIIPVLLFTRIMNVYIILLLVSVIWMGAIGFLDDYLKKIKKNKDGLSGKFKVVGQVGLGLIVGVTMYFHPDITVKRKYSDAKVVNRNNVEQNFMPTEKITVSTVPFAKNNEFDYSGILFWMNDKDAHEWAWIVFIPIVIFIVTAVSNGANITDGIDGLAAGTSTVILLALAFFAYVSGNIIFADYLNIMFLPNMGETTIFVVAMVGAVIGFFWYNTYPAQVFMGDTGSLMLGGVIAVLAIILRKELMIPVLCGIFLIENISVMLQVGVFKFRKRKYGLEYAQNNRLFKMSPLHHHYQKTGFHESKIVNRMIIIGVMLAIVCLITLKMR; this is translated from the coding sequence ATGCTATACTACCTATACGAATATCTCACCAACCACGGGATCCATATTCCCGGACTGGGAATGCTGAAATACATTTCCTTCCGTGCGGGGATTGCGGTGCTGTTTTCCCTGACCATTGCCCTGGTATACGGGAAAAGGATCATCAATTTCCTGAGGAAAAAACAGATGGGTGAACTGGTGCGTGACCTCGGGCTTGACGGACAGAAACAGAAGGAAGGCACCCCAACCATGGGAGGCCTCATCATCATCCTGGCCACCATTATTCCCGTATTGCTGTTTACCCGGATCATGAATGTGTATATCATCCTCCTGCTGGTATCGGTGATCTGGATGGGTGCCATCGGTTTCCTTGATGATTACCTGAAGAAGATCAAGAAAAATAAAGACGGCCTGAGCGGAAAGTTCAAGGTGGTCGGACAGGTAGGCCTGGGATTGATTGTAGGTGTAACCATGTATTTCCATCCTGATATTACGGTAAAAAGGAAATATTCGGATGCCAAGGTAGTGAACCGGAACAATGTGGAGCAGAATTTTATGCCGACGGAGAAAATTACCGTTTCTACGGTTCCTTTTGCCAAGAATAATGAATTTGATTACAGCGGTATCCTGTTCTGGATGAACGATAAAGATGCGCATGAATGGGCCTGGATCGTATTCATCCCGATCGTGATCTTCATCGTGACTGCGGTTTCCAACGGAGCCAATATCACTGATGGTATAGACGGACTGGCAGCCGGAACCAGCACAGTCATCCTGCTGGCGCTGGCATTTTTCGCCTATGTATCGGGAAACATCATCTTTGCAGATTACCTCAACATCATGTTCCTCCCCAATATGGGTGAGACCACCATTTTTGTAGTGGCCATGGTGGGAGCGGTGATCGGGTTTTTCTGGTACAATACTTATCCTGCCCAGGTATTCATGGGTGATACGGGAAGCTTGATGCTGGGAGGTGTTATTGCCGTCCTGGCCATCATCCTGAGGAAAGAGCTGATGATTCCGGTGTTATGCGGGATCTTCCTGATTGAAAATATTTCTGTGATGCTTCAGGTAGGCGTCTTTAAGTTCAGAAAAAGGAAATACGGGCTGGAATATGCCCAGAATAACCGGCTGTTTAAAATGTCTCCCCTGCATCATCATTACCAGAAAACCGGTTTTCATGAGAGCAAAATTGTTAACAGGATGATTATCATTGGGGTAATGCTGGCTATTGTGTGCCTGATCACATTGAAAATGAGATAA
- a CDS encoding FtsL-like putative cell division protein — MAKKTTYRPQKRLTFIDIIKGNFLNRDEIKIHYKYFLLLFVLMMAMIYSNHLVNKKIKIVNALKEETEEYKSRNAYAQSKLIKVKMESELGKEVARDSLMTLESHPHKLLIKLDSTDAKAK; from the coding sequence GTGGCAAAGAAAACAACATACCGCCCTCAGAAGAGATTAACCTTTATAGACATTATAAAAGGGAATTTCCTGAACCGTGATGAGATCAAGATACATTACAAGTATTTCCTGCTGCTGTTCGTGCTGATGATGGCCATGATCTACAGCAACCACCTGGTGAACAAAAAAATAAAGATCGTCAACGCCTTAAAGGAAGAGACAGAAGAATACAAATCGAGGAACGCTTACGCACAAAGTAAGCTGATCAAAGTAAAAATGGAATCGGAGTTGGGGAAGGAGGTCGCCCGGGATTCGCTGATGACCCTGGAAAGCCACCCACATAAATTGCTAATCAAACTGGACAGTACCGATGCAAAAGCAAAATGA
- a CDS encoding alpha/beta fold hydrolase, whose translation MIFSTKKEKKYTFVEAGEGRPLVLLHGLMGGLSNFDKMVAFFSDRGFKVYVPQLPIYDLPVLNTNLTTIAKYIIRFIESHISEPVSIVGNSMGGHIGLILTLARPDLVKNLVLTGSSGLYERTFGDSFPRKNDRSYIRKKTEEVFYDPAVATEDLVDEVFNVVNDRMKGIKTVMLARSAIKHNMLHDLPKITCPTCLIWGKQDNVTPPEVAEDMHKFIPNSDLFWIEHCGHAAMMEKPDEFNEILYNWIKDKV comes from the coding sequence ATGATATTCAGTACAAAAAAAGAAAAGAAATATACCTTTGTGGAAGCGGGGGAAGGACGGCCATTGGTTCTGTTGCACGGACTGATGGGAGGTTTGAGTAATTTCGACAAGATGGTGGCTTTTTTTTCAGACCGGGGATTCAAAGTATACGTTCCCCAGCTGCCGATCTACGATTTGCCGGTACTCAATACCAATCTCACCACCATTGCAAAATATATCATCCGGTTTATAGAAAGCCATATTTCTGAGCCGGTTTCTATCGTAGGGAATTCCATGGGAGGGCATATCGGCCTTATCCTTACCCTGGCAAGGCCGGACCTGGTTAAGAACCTGGTGCTTACCGGGAGCTCGGGATTGTATGAAAGGACTTTCGGGGACAGCTTTCCGAGAAAAAACGACCGTTCCTACATCAGGAAAAAAACAGAGGAGGTATTCTATGATCCTGCCGTAGCTACGGAAGACCTGGTAGATGAAGTGTTCAATGTGGTTAATGACAGGATGAAAGGCATCAAAACGGTTATGCTGGCCAGAAGTGCCATCAAACACAATATGCTGCATGACCTTCCTAAAATTACCTGTCCTACGTGCCTGATCTGGGGCAAACAGGATAATGTAACGCCTCCCGAAGTCGCGGAGGATATGCATAAGTTCATCCCGAATTCGGATCTTTTCTGGATCGAGCATTGCGGTCACGCTGCGATGATGGAAAAACCGGATGAGTTCAATGAGATCCTCTACAACTGGATAAAAGATAAAGTTTAA
- a CDS encoding penicillin-binding transpeptidase domain-containing protein, whose protein sequence is MQKQNEYDNKRKKTLRWGYLFAVVALCVFVMFLARIVILQNTNVQEIKDDYINKNYREATLKAARGNLFASDGSILATTVMRYDIYLDFKTMKDTVYSNNIGALTDSLSKMFGKPRAEFRKRFDEQRARKNQYYALVKGLDFDEYDRIRKFPIFKRGKNKGGFIVDRNYKRELATSEIGAGTIGMDNGEYSSGLEGAFSKYLTGTNGKRLEQRINSSQWKPIDYWKVQEPVDGQDVYTTLDLRIQDIAHSALEKQLLHFEAEHGTVIVMEVATGKVRALVNLRRTESGEYIDSYNYALKDNIEPGSTFKTVSLLAAMDDGFIDENTTVKVGNGVWVYAKQRISDGHGGGTYDISDVLAKSSNVGTAKLITKYYAEKPQIFLDHLKRWKLFDKMDIELPGITKPRFVTPESKRWNAAALASLGYGYASNINLLQLTTFYNGVANGGKMLKPLFIDKIMKDGRLIYQAKPEVMVNKMASEKAIKMMTDALTKAVEKGTGKSIFTPNLKMAGKTGTARFEYWLPGPMKYRSSFAGFYPADNPKYTCYVMVSEPNTSIGFYGGAVAAPVFKEIAGKTFLKTPQNIEKEMLVDRKVNLNKMVDPNVKVTVEGKRMPNVVGLIGKNIIPQLENLGYRVDYKGVGRIKDQFPTEGTAISKNQRIYLSLQN, encoded by the coding sequence ATGCAAAAGCAAAATGAATACGATAACAAACGTAAGAAAACGTTACGGTGGGGCTACCTCTTTGCAGTGGTAGCTTTGTGCGTGTTTGTCATGTTCCTTGCCAGGATTGTCATCCTGCAGAATACCAATGTACAGGAGATCAAAGATGATTACATCAATAAAAATTACCGTGAGGCCACTCTGAAGGCAGCACGCGGAAACCTTTTTGCATCAGACGGCTCTATTCTCGCCACGACCGTAATGCGCTATGACATCTACCTGGATTTCAAAACCATGAAGGATACGGTCTACAGCAACAACATCGGCGCGCTGACAGATTCCCTGAGCAAGATGTTCGGAAAGCCACGGGCTGAATTCAGGAAGCGGTTCGATGAGCAGAGAGCCAGGAAAAACCAGTATTATGCACTCGTCAAAGGGCTGGATTTCGATGAATATGACCGCATCAGGAAGTTCCCGATCTTTAAGAGAGGAAAAAACAAAGGCGGGTTTATTGTCGACAGAAACTATAAAAGGGAACTGGCCACCTCGGAAATCGGTGCCGGAACCATCGGGATGGATAACGGCGAATACAGCTCCGGACTGGAAGGTGCCTTTTCCAAATACCTGACCGGAACCAACGGTAAGAGGCTGGAGCAGAGGATCAATTCCTCCCAGTGGAAGCCTATCGACTACTGGAAAGTACAGGAACCTGTAGACGGCCAGGATGTGTATACCACACTGGACCTCAGGATACAGGATATTGCACACTCTGCCCTGGAAAAGCAGCTGCTTCATTTTGAAGCCGAACACGGAACGGTTATCGTTATGGAAGTTGCAACAGGAAAAGTACGCGCACTGGTCAACCTCAGAAGAACCGAATCCGGAGAATACATCGACTCATACAATTATGCCCTTAAAGACAATATAGAACCGGGCTCCACCTTTAAGACCGTATCGCTCCTGGCAGCCATGGATGACGGTTTTATCGATGAAAATACCACGGTTAAAGTTGGAAACGGAGTCTGGGTATATGCCAAGCAGAGGATTTCCGACGGACACGGCGGAGGCACCTACGACATCAGTGACGTGCTCGCCAAATCCAGCAACGTAGGAACAGCCAAGCTGATCACCAAATACTATGCGGAAAAGCCGCAGATCTTCCTGGACCACTTAAAGCGCTGGAAACTGTTTGACAAAATGGATATCGAACTTCCGGGAATCACCAAGCCGAGGTTCGTTACCCCGGAAAGCAAAAGATGGAACGCAGCAGCTCTGGCTTCCCTGGGTTACGGATATGCATCCAACATCAACCTGCTTCAGCTGACGACATTTTATAACGGGGTTGCCAACGGAGGAAAAATGCTTAAGCCCCTGTTCATCGATAAAATCATGAAAGACGGCAGGCTGATCTATCAGGCCAAGCCTGAAGTGATGGTCAATAAAATGGCCTCTGAAAAAGCCATCAAAATGATGACCGACGCGCTGACCAAAGCCGTAGAAAAAGGGACCGGAAAAAGCATCTTTACCCCCAATCTGAAAATGGCCGGGAAAACCGGTACCGCAAGGTTTGAATACTGGCTTCCCGGACCTATGAAATACAGGTCTTCATTCGCCGGATTCTACCCTGCAGACAATCCCAAATATACCTGCTATGTCATGGTCAGCGAGCCCAATACCTCAATAGGTTTTTACGGAGGAGCCGTTGCAGCTCCGGTATTTAAGGAAATCGCAGGCAAAACCTTCCTGAAGACCCCGCAGAACATAGAAAAGGAAATGCTGGTAGACAGGAAAGTGAATCTGAATAAGATGGTTGATCCTAATGTGAAAGTAACCGTAGAAGGAAAAAGGATGCCCAACGTAGTAGGATTGATTGGCAAAAATATAATTCCACAGCTGGAAAACCTCGGTTACCGGGTAGATTATAAAGGCGTAGGAAGGATCAAGGACCAGTTCCCGACAGAAGGGACGGCCATAAGTAAGAACCAGAGGATTTATTTATCCCTGCAGAATTAA
- the yihA gene encoding ribosome biogenesis GTP-binding protein YihA/YsxC — translation MVIKTATFVKSSGKWQDCPEPNIPEYAFIGRSNVGKSSLINAMMNHKDLAKTSQTPGKTQLINHFLVNETWYLTDLPGYGYAKVSKSIRKDFEKLITNYILNRRNLVNLFVLVDSRHSPQKIDLEFIQWCGESGVPFSIVFTKADKLKPNVVIKNLEDYKTELHKTWEDLPELYVTSAEKKEGGDEILKFIEKTNTFLINNKVSFNE, via the coding sequence ATGGTCATTAAAACAGCAACATTTGTCAAAAGCAGCGGAAAGTGGCAGGACTGCCCTGAACCCAATATCCCGGAATATGCTTTTATCGGAAGGTCCAATGTTGGCAAATCATCACTCATCAATGCCATGATGAATCATAAAGACCTGGCCAAGACTTCACAGACGCCCGGTAAAACCCAGCTGATCAACCATTTCCTGGTCAACGAAACCTGGTACCTGACGGATTTACCCGGTTACGGCTACGCAAAAGTGTCCAAGTCTATCCGGAAAGATTTTGAAAAGCTGATCACCAATTACATCCTCAACCGGAGAAACCTGGTGAACCTTTTCGTACTGGTGGACTCCCGCCATTCTCCTCAGAAAATCGACCTGGAATTCATCCAGTGGTGCGGCGAAAGCGGCGTACCGTTTTCTATTGTATTTACCAAAGCAGACAAACTGAAACCGAACGTTGTCATTAAAAATTTAGAGGACTATAAAACGGAGCTGCATAAAACCTGGGAAGACCTGCCGGAACTGTACGTAACTTCAGCAGAGAAAAAGGAAGGTGGTGACGAAATCCTGAAATTTATAGAAAAAACCAATACATTCCTGATTAACAATAAGGTCAGTTTCAATGAGTAA